From Micropterus dolomieu isolate WLL.071019.BEF.003 ecotype Adirondacks linkage group LG06, ASM2129224v1, whole genome shotgun sequence:
AGTtattcagaatcagctttattgccaggtatgtgtacacagaaTTTGACTCTGGCTTGTatattgctcacgatgtgcttactcatacaaaaatacaaaatcgcaataataaaaataacagaaaatcaGACGCAGACTttagtgtagacaacacaaatatacacactatgaacaaaaacaatctagacatattgacaaatagtgcaatgagcagagaatgcaggagtatgtacatgtcggtggtggatgtgatatacatgtacatatacatgtacacagtgcgatgaaGCCTAGTGCAAAGGatactggaataaataagtattttgtgcaggagtaatgacttgaggtaggtggatttggtatacagtatctacaatatgacaatataacagtatgaacagctctgaaatagagagtggtgaataaataaagttttagtGGAATAAAACTGTAGTGACTTTAATATGTGCATTCTAGACAAGGTAGCTTTGTCGAATTGTATATTGGACTACAGCACCTTTCAGGCAATGTTGTGTTTACCTTTAATCAGAATTTAAATGCCAGTTTTGTCTGTACACAAAATTTATCAGGACAGATCCCACAGTGGATGTTTAAAGATTAAAGAAAGTATAAATGAATCAACACATTTGAACATAAAATAGTTTTCTTTTATATTGTTAACTTTACCCCTTGGTAACTGACCGCCAACATTTTAACAAGTATTTCATTTGTATATAACCATGATAGCCTACAGGTTTTCAGCACTTCCATCAGTACTGCAGCTGTTACTAACATGCAGCTACATTGATATTGCAAGCTGCACAAATATTACCTGTTCCTTTCAGGTACTGGTATGCCGAAATTACCGGGGCGATGTGGACATGTCAGAGATTGAGCACTTCATGACACTTCTCATggacaaagaggaggaggggacgCTCTCGCCAATCTTGGCCCATGGAGGAGTTCGTTTCATGTGGATCAAACACAATAACCTCTACTGTATCCTAGCAAGCAACTTGTCAACACTTGGTATTAAATTCTTTTATGCTGCCTTTTCAAATCTTGTCACTAAAATTCTTAACACACATCACCTCAGTGGTTGCAACATCCAAGAAAAATGCTAGCGTCTCGCTGGTCTTCTCCTTCTTGTACAAAATTGTCCAGGTAGGATTGGGTGCTTTTACTTGCTTTTGTCTACAGTAGATTTGAATAATAAACAATACTAACAAAGCCATATACACTATATTTACAGTGACGCTCAAACAGGATTATGAgacagtgtttgtgttctgCAGGTTTTTTCCGAGTATTTCAAGGAATTGGAGGAAGAGAGCATTAGAGATAACTTTGTCATCATATATGAGCTGATGGATGAGCTGATGGACTTTGGTTATCCTCAGACCACAGACAGCAAGATTCTGCAAGAGTGAGTAAACTCTCACTGCAATTAACTTTATGTTCATTCATGAGAGATGCAACTAATAAATACTGCCATTATTGAATGCTTCATTTCTTAGTTGTCaacttaatattttttaatgtaatactATTAAATACTATTAATCGGTTTGAGTACTTTCCAGCTTTcgtattattatattttctgctttctttCCAATCcgctatgacagtaaactgaatatctttgggttgtggacaaaacgagacatttgaggacaacatctttgggaaacatttttcacaattttctgacattttatagacatagaccaaacaactaatcgagatgtaatcaatacattaatcaatcaacaatgaaaataatcgttagttgcagcgctattactttttttttttttaccactttttttgtctataaaatgcacaaaaaacccaaacatgACAAATCCAAAAATCCTAAAGCCTTTCCCAGAGTCCAAATTGACGTTGTAACAGTTGAGAAGCTTTAACAACGTTGGTCATTTTCAATAATACaattgttattgttaattgtCAGTTGAGCAACTGTTTCTTCAAGCGCTAATTTTCTTGATGACATTTCCTTGTGTTTTCACCAACCAGTGTAGCACACCGTCTTAAACCAACCTTTTGGTGTAACGTTTTTATACATTGAGTGTTATGTATCCAGTAAATCAGGTCTTACACATAGCTTTTTTTCAGCTTTGTGGTattggtgtttttatttctatataccTGCAAGTCATAAGGAGCTTACTGTCCTCAGCGTAATGACCGTTTAAACTTACAAGACTGTGGTTGATGCAGACATGTAGCAAGCTAACTCTGGATTTTCCCCTATCTTCTGAGTTCAGCAATAAGTCATGAGTGTCTCTCCTATTCTTTGATGTTTTCTGGGAACTCGCCACCGCAGACAGTTGATTTCCCCTTTAATCTGTTTTGCctcagtgtttacatttttctctctcagatACATAACCCAGGAGGGGCACAAGCTGGACACTGGCGCCCCACGACCCCCCGCCACGGTCACCAATGCTGTCTCCTGGAGGTCAGAGGGCATTAAGTACAGGAAGAATGAGGTCTTCCTGGACGTCATTGAGTCAGTCAACCTCCTGGTAGGAACTCCTTGTTTTAGAAGTGTTGTGTTGCTTAAAGAATGGCAATCACCGTGTTAGTAAAACTTCCTCCCTTTGTGCGTCACAACATTAGTGAGCTGAACTTGCTGTATTTTCTGCGGGCTGCCGGGAATGCTTTCTTTAAGTTCCAAAGACTGTCAGTGATGTGTTTCTCCCACCAACCTGTGACCACTGACACTTGCAATCCCTCTGTTTTTCAGGTTAGCGCAAATGGTAACGTCCTACGTAGCGAGATTGTTGGCTCCATTAAGATGCGTGTCTTCCTGTCTGGAATGCCTGAGTTGCGGCTGGGCCTTAATGACAAGGTTCTGTTTGAAAACACTGGACGTGAGTTCACTCTCATAACAGACTTCACTCATATTGTGTTAACAGATTATTTGAGCTGGGCAAGGAGCTGCCTGATGGAAGTTTTGATGATAATAAATGACCCTTTATAATAGATGTATACAAGAGTGACAATCAGACCATTCTTCCTGGTACTCATTGTGTTGCTATGTGTCATACACCATATCCATCTGTTACCTCATGCTGATTGGAAAAACCCTCATAGCTATTTGCAAATGCAATTTGACCATGGCCTGATTTATACCAGTTCCTGGAATGCAGGTTTActcctttttatttctccttttaaAATTatctattttgtttgtttgttttttttaatttaggaGGAAAGAGTAAATCAGTAGAGCTGGAAGATGTAAAGTTTCACCAGTGTGTCCGTCTGTCTCGCTTTGAGAACGATCGCACCATCTCCTTCATTCCTCCTGATGGAGAGTTTGAGCTCATGTCCTACCGCCTAAACACTCACGTGAGTACAGCAGATCAGACACCTTCCAGACCCCTGTGTATTCTACCAACAGGGTCTGGTGGTTCAATAGACTGACCCTAACAAGAGGAAGGCTATTTAGTTCCTTGAgtgccttttttaaatgtgcatgttctCAAATGTTGTCATCACAGGCCACCTGTCAACCTGTGAATCAGTTGTTGGAAATGCAGCAGCTAATGTTTTTGGAATTAAAATCAGAGTACAGAGCACATTAAGCTAGTCAAGATCGCAACATGAACTGTGACCACTACTTTAAATTCACTGAGGTTGTACCTAGAATTcactacagaaaacaaaactcaaattAGAACCAAATCTAGTGCTGTATTTTAGCCCTAAATAGCTTTTTTTAATAGCCTTTCAGTTTGGGATCTTTATTTCTGTGGCCCCCTTGAAGAGTAGCTGTAGGGTAGAGACAGAATagggaataaaaataataagaacTTTTATATAGCTTTTTTCAACAGTGTTACAAAGTGGTTTACACATCAGAATGGCCCTGGACTCTTGACCCAGTACAGAAATTAATGCCCACTGTGGAGCTAGATCCCTATATTCTTAGCCATAATGGTTGTTCCAAGGTTGCTACCTTTTGTGTTTACTTCATGTTTATTTGGGGCAcgtgatatacagtatgttgtttaCGAGTCCTTTATTCCTCAAATATCTACAAACAGTGGAGGCGATCCATATTTATAGGAAATGCACCAGGTTAAAATATCCCAGAATTTTCCTTTAACCTCTACACCATCTATACACCACTGTTAAATTAACTGTGGTAAAAGCAGGTGAATCATTACCAAacactactgtgtgtgtgtgtgtgtgtgtgtgtgtgtgtatatatatatatatatatatatatatatatatattatgataATGACCTGTGGATATGTGGTATTACATGTtccatgttgtttttctcttcaaTGGCCCAATATGTGAAGCCCATCAGAATAACTCCCTGTACTCCTGACAGCCAGTTTCTATCTGGTTTCTGGTTAATATTTACAAATCTGTAA
This genomic window contains:
- the ap1m1 gene encoding AP-1 complex subunit mu-1, with the protein product MSASAVYVLDLKGKVLVCRNYRGDVDMSEIEHFMTLLMDKEEEGTLSPILAHGGVRFMWIKHNNLYLVATSKKNASVSLVFSFLYKIVQVFSEYFKELEEESIRDNFVIIYELMDELMDFGYPQTTDSKILQEYITQEGHKLDTGAPRPPATVTNAVSWRSEGIKYRKNEVFLDVIESVNLLVSANGNVLRSEIVGSIKMRVFLSGMPELRLGLNDKVLFENTGRGKSKSVELEDVKFHQCVRLSRFENDRTISFIPPDGEFELMSYRLNTHVKPLIWIESVIEKHSHSRIEYMIKAKSQFKRRSTANNVEIHIPVPTDADSPKFKTTVGSVKWVPENSEIVWSIKSFPGGKEYLMRAHFGLPSVEAEDKEGKPPISVKFEIPYFTTSGIQVRYLKIIEKSGYQALPWVRYITQNGDYQLRTQ